From Argopecten irradians isolate NY chromosome 2, Ai_NY, whole genome shotgun sequence, the proteins below share one genomic window:
- the LOC138315969 gene encoding histidine N-alpha-methyltransferase-like: MEADLKESLARGLTSSPKHIPTWYNYDDVGSELQFQCTTDIPDYYLCRSDRELLETKIQDIIPRVPYDVALVDLGSGNCSKTRLVIDELLARQKSLTFYPVDISEEFLLKSVKELSEEYDDSLSIQPIAANYVHGIDQLKEIEGPKIVLWFDSIINLSYDNQVETLKLISTMMTEKCRLVFSADVTQDGCAVMNAYDDPAGVMQRFISYAMVRLNKDTGSDIDMAKFTYEVNFVSNKDAQSMSYVRAYIRAKEDVRYPIPGLGIELVMEKGECLYFHEGAGFSCKYSLDQLSTIVEKAGLRLSDSVSDEHAGFCICTTA, from the exons ATGGAAGCAGACCTTAAAGAGAGTTTAGCCAGAGGGCTTACTTCGAGTCCGAAACATATCCCGACTTGGTACAATTATGATGACGTAGGGTCGGAGCTCCAGTTCCAGTGCACCACGGACATACCAGACTATTACCTGTGTAGGAGTGACCGAGAACTTCTGGAAACCAaaatacag GATATAATCCCACGAGTTCCTTATGATGTTGCTTTGGTCGACCTCGGAAGTGGAAATTGTTCCAAAACGAGGCTTGTTATTGACGAGCTGCTAGCTAGACAGAAATCACTGACGTTTTACCCAGTGGATATATCTGAAG AATTTCTATTGAAATCAGTGAAGGAGTTATCAGAAGAATACGACGATTCGTTGTCGATCCAACCAATAGCTGCAAACTATGTCCATGGAATAGACCAGCTCAA AGAGATAGAAGGTCCAAAGATAGTTTTATGGTTCGACAGCATCATCAACTTGTCATATGATAACCAGGTGGAAACGCTCAAGCTCATCTCCACCATGATGACAG AAAAATGTCGACTGGTATTTAGTGCTGACGTCACACAGGACGGCTGTGCTGTAATGAACGCCTATGATGACCCGGCAG GTGTAATGCAGCGATTCATAAGCTACGCTATGGTCCGGTTAAACAAAGACACTGGAAGTGACATCGACATGGCCAAGTTTACGTACGAAGTGAATTTCGTATCAAACAAAGATGCACAGTCCATGAGCTATGTGAGGGCCTACATCCGGGCCAAAGAAGATGTCCGCTATCCTATAC CTGGACTAGGTATAGAGCTGGTGATGGAGAAGGGCGAGTGTCTTTACTTCCACGAAGGAGCCGGGTTTAGCTGTAAATACAGTCTGGATCAGCTGAGTACCATCGTGGAGAAAGCCGGACTCCGTTTATCTGACTCTGTGTCAGATGAGCATGCCGGCTTCTGTATCTGTACCACAGCGTAA